One region of Wyeomyia smithii strain HCP4-BCI-WySm-NY-G18 chromosome 3, ASM2978416v1, whole genome shotgun sequence genomic DNA includes:
- the LOC129732035 gene encoding uncharacterized protein LOC129732035 has product MVDIQKQVLHQHASSNTVYHCLYGYYFLGFSKNTLAKIYAKHRTTVSNWIKIYEENKIFKRKDREQVYLKFNSDQRRWLVDLYKDCPILYLDETKSQFERRFHKTISTASICRILHEEGLSWKVLERRAIQIRMLDIYRFASDMSLVTWDIHSLVFLDEASCDNRSMLRNKGYAPVGQKIIYRGEFVRRPRCSLLSFIGYNGVLDTYSTEGTFTREKFFNCVRSFATSRLVQRNPGAYSVRILDGARIHCHKSIIEYLRSLGIVVVFLPAYAPFFNPIEFLFGYLKKYLKRVYVENSSKNLTVVIAEAFRRFKNYDFTRVFAKCGYLSGGQFDPSRGLGLDIKKFGFET; this is encoded by the coding sequence ATGGTAGACATCCAGAAGCAAGTTTTGCATCAGCATGCTTCATCTAATACAGTGTATCACTGTCTGTATGGATATTACTTTCTTGGATTTAGTAAAAATACACTTGCGAAAATATATGCGAAACATCGAACAACCGTCTCAAACTGGATAAAAATTTACGAAGAGAACAAAATTTTCAAGCGCAAAGATAGGGAACAGGTATATCTCAAGTTCAACTCCGACCAGAGAAGGTGGCTAGTCGATCTTTACAAGGACTGTCCCATTCTTTACCTTGACGAGACCAAGTCACAATTTGAGCGAAGATTTCACAAAACAATAAGCACAGCTTCTATATGCCGAATCCTTCATGAAGAAGGACTCTCCTGGAAAGTATTAGAACGCCGGGCAATTCAAATACGAATGCTGGACATCTACAGGTTTGCCTCGGATATGTCTCTTGTCACCTGGGATATTCATTCACTGGTATTTCTCGACGAAGCATCATGCGATAACCGAAGCATGCTCAGAAATAAAGGGTATGCTCCAGTTGGTCAAAAAATCATATACAGAGGAGAATTTGTACGTCGGCCTCGCTGTTCCCTGCTCAGTTTCATAGGGTACAACGGAGTACTCGATACCTATTCCACCGAAGGCACGTTTACCAGAGAAAAATTTTTCAACtgcgttcgttctttcgctacTTCCCGTCTAGTACAGCGAAACCCTGGAGCATACTCTGTAAGGATTCTCGATGGAGCGAGAATCCATTGTCATAAATCGATAATCGAATACTTGCGATCATTGGGTATTGTAGTAGTTTTTCTTCCTGCTTATGCCCCATTTTTCAACCCAATTGAATTTCTCTTTGGGTATCTCAAAAAGTACTTGAAACGGGTCTACGTAGAAAATAGTTCCAAAAATCTCACAGTTGTCATCGCTGAGGCTTTCCGACGCTTCAAAAACTACGATTTCACAAGAGTGTTCGCAAAATGTGGTTATCTTTCTGGGGGGCAATTCGATCCCAGTCGAGGTTTGGGACTAGATATTAAGAAGTTCGGATTTGAAACTTGA
- the LOC129727393 gene encoding WD repeat and FYVE domain-containing protein 2 codes for MAAEIKPAPRSANDRFCTTKKPELLNKLEGCNDDVNAALLIPGEEGVISVCDDKTIRVWLKRDSGQYWPSICQYMPSGCTSLYYTPETRTLFIGQENGTISQFILSDDCNRLTPIREYLAHQARITNVIFAKHTGWILSAGRDKFFAFHSTETGERLGCFTFEAMCTAMQYDCLSKYVFVGDYSGQITMLKLSNTGATVVTTMKGHAGSVRALYWAEGPQLLFSGSYDQTVIVWDVGGKRGTTYELHGHNNKVSALTYASNTQQLISAGEDSVIVFWEMNAMRKVAPEWVESDTCQLCTRAFFWNLRAMIDQKQIGIRQHHCRYCGKAVCDKCSTNRINIPIMGFEFDVRVCEGCFQRLKSEERPSLATFHDAKHSIVAMDLDEPKKRLLTVGQDRIIKIWDLTSIWP; via the exons ATGGCTGCTGAAATTAAACCAGCGCCCCGCAGTGCAAATGATCGTTTTTGCACCACCAAAAAGCCGGAGCTGCTGAACAAATTAGAAGGTTGCAATGATGACGTGAACGCAGCGCTGCTAATTCCTGGAGAGGAAGGTGTTATCAGTGTTTGTGATGACAA GACTATTCGAGTGTGGTTGAAGCGTGATTCCGGCCAGTATTGGCCATCCATTTGCCAGTACATGCCGTCTGGATGCACGTCTCTTTACTACACGCCCGAAACGAGAACGTTGTTTATCGGACAGGAAAACGGCACCATTTCACAATTTATCTTGTCCGACGATTGCAACAGGTTAACACCGATCAGGGAGTATCTTGCTCATCAGGCTCGTATTACAAATGTTATCTTCGCCAAACACACCGGTTGGATTTTGTCTGCTGGGCGTGACAAGTTTTTTGCTTTTCATAGCACAGAGACTGGCGAGCGTTTGGGATGCTTCACGTTCGAAGCCATGTGCACTGCGATGCA GTATGATTGTCTTTCGAAGTACGTTTTCGTAGGCGACTACAGCGGTCAAATTACGATGCTTAAACTCAGTAACACGGGAGCTACTGTGGTAACAACGATGAAGGGTCACGCTGGCTCTGTGCGTGCTTTATATTGGGCTGAAGGGCCGCAGTTGTTATTCAGTGGTTCATATGATCAAACCGTAATAGTATGGGACGTTGGAGGTAAACGAGGAACTACCTATGAATTGCATGGACACAA TAACAAGGTATCGGCTCTAACCTACGCCAGCAACACGCAGCAGCTCATCTCGGCAGGCGAGGATTCCGTGATAGTATTTTGGGAAATGAATGCCATGCGGAAGGTGGCCCCTGAGTGGGTCGAATCAGACACCTGTCAGTTATGTACGCGTGCATTTTTCTGGAACCTGAGGGCAATGATCGATCAGAAGCAGATTGGTATCCGACAGCATCACTGCCGCTACTGCGGAAAGGCGGTGTGCGATAAATGCTCGACCAATCGTATTAACATACCCATCATGGGCTTTGAATTTGATGTTCGCGTGTGCGAAGGATGCTTCCAGCGACTGAAGAGCGAGGA GCGACCCTCCCTCGCGACTTTCCACGATGCCAAACATAGTATCGTGGCGATGGACCTGGATGAACCGAAGAAAAGACTGCTCACCGTTGGCCAGGATCGCATTATTAAAATCTGGGATTTGACCTCAATTTGGCCCTAA
- the LOC129731948 gene encoding uncharacterized protein LOC129731948, translating into MWNKLTIFTCVVLIVRSAGMQAEEVPQQSTATQHKHEHVKDTVKQEEALAKAVEDTASKSKQDSNKQKRATEYNDSAPVSEYDSSYGLPGYAQPSYAQPSYVQPSYVQSSYVQPSYDQPSYAEPSYDKHGSSYHHHYPCVHRPVKYVVTTPKYEKLSKKPLLDLKKVFHLPHTVKGHSTYPSSYDSYASSVVVQQDYKKPLGHVLDLSHKPLGVKGVLNHLLSPSSKSDELGYDDSSKCGCSVQIGHMEKALLLLEEELLKVKSFLATLDVSDGTEVKYTKKSKMAEDGHDLE; encoded by the exons ATGTGGAATAAGTTAACGATTTTCACATGTGTCGTACTGATAGTTCGCTCTGCGGGTATGCAGGCAGAGGAAG TACCACAACAATCTACCGCAACGCAGCACAAACATGAACACGTGAAAGATACCGTCAAGCAGGAGGAAGCGCTGGCAAAAGCAGTGGAGGACACCGCCAGCAAAAGCAAGCAAGATTCAAACAAACAGAAACGTGCCACTGAGTATAACGATTCTGCTCCTGTTTCGGAGTACGACAGTAGTTATGGCCTGCCCGGCTATGCTCAGCCAAGTTACGCTCAACCCAGCTACGTCCAGCCGAGCTACGTGCAATCGAGCTATGTTCAACCGAGCTACGACCAACCCAGCTACGCTGAGCCAAGCTACGATAAACATGGTTCAAGCTATCACCACCACTATCCTTGCGTTCATCGTCCTGTGAAATACGTTGTGACCACCCCTAAATATGAGAAGTTGTCGAAAAAACCCCTTCTGGACCTGAAGAAGGTTTTTCACCTGCCGCATACCGTTAAGGGACACTCAACTTACCCGTCATCTTATGACTCCTACGCGAGCAGTGTTGTTGTTCAGCAGGATTACAAGAAACCACTGGGTCACGTACTGGACCTGAGCCATAAGCCACTAGGAGTTAAGGGAGTGCTCAACCACTTACTATCACCCAGTTCCAAATCGGACGAGTTGGGTTATGACGATTCATCCAAGTGCGGTTGCAGCGTTCAAATCGGACACATGGAGAAGGCACTTTTGCTGCTGGAAGAAGAACTTCTTAAAGTGAAATCGTTCCTGGCAACCTTAGATGTGTCAGATGGTACGGAAGTTAAATATACGAAGAAATCGAAAATGGCTGAAGACGGACATGATTTGGAATAA